Genomic DNA from Haloplanus sp. HW8-1:
GGCTGATGAGCGCCGGTTAGCGCACGACGGTCACGGTCACGGGGGCCTCGCCGACGACGCTCGTCGCCACGGTTCCGAGCAGCCGGCGAGCGATATCGCCTCGCTCGCCGCCGTGACCTCCCATCACGACGTGGTCGACGTCGTTGGCGGCGACGTATCCGAGGATGGCCTCGGCCGGGTCGCCGGTTTCCACCGCCGTCTCGATCGTCCGGTCGACCTCGGCTGCCCGTGCCTTCGCTCGTTCGACGACGCGGTCGGCCCGATCGCGTGCGCTCTCGCGGCGATCCTCGCCTGGTTCGAGAACCCCGCCCTCGCTCATCGCCGCGTCGATCGGTGTCACCACGTTCAGGACGGTCACCCGACAGTCGAAGTGTTCGAGCGCCTGCGCGAGTGCCTCGTCCGACAGCGGCGATCCGTCGAGCGGGACGAGGACGTGCGATGGCGCCATAGCACACCTTGGCCCCCATCATACATATCGACGGTGGTCCGTCGACGCGCGGGTGGCGACGATGCGACGCCGACCGACCCCGCGACGTCGGGACACGCCAGACGCCGTCCGCATCACTCGTTTTCGTCGTCCGCAGGGCCCCGTATCTCCGTCTCCTCCGAGAGGTTGAGTTCGGCAACGAGACGAGCGGTCATGACTCGGTCGACGATCGCGAGCAGTTGCCTGTCGTCGGCCGTGTAGTCCGCGAAGATGCCGAGGGGGACTTCGCCACCGTCCATCCCGCGGTGGCCGCCGCCGCTGCCGACATCGGGAAACGCGCCGTCGAGCACGTTACCGATGTGGATCCGCGAATCGGTCGACCGGGCGGAGAGTTGGATGCCGTCCTCGACGATGCCGAATACGATCGCCGTCTCGACGCCCTCCAGTGTCGCGAGGTAGTCGGCCGCCTGGGGCAAGGCGTCACGCTCGCTCGTCCGACCGATCCCCGAGATGAGGACCGACCCCCGCACGGTCCGGTTCGTGATCGCCTCCGCGATCGCATCGACGGTCGCACCGGTGACCGACGGGTTCGAGAGAGTCCGAAGTAACGCGTCGTCCGCGTACTCGTGGAGCCAGCCCGCAGCCTCGTACTCCTCGCTGGTCACGCCGCGGAGGAAGCCGAGCGTCTCGCGACGGATCGCGAACAGGAGGGCCGTCCCCAGGGCGGCGTCCATCTCGGTCGCTCGCGATGGTCGACGAACCGCGCCGCGATGTCGGCGCTCGGGTGGTGGTCGATCACGATGTCGACCGGGGTCCCTTCCGGGACCCGATTGTTCGCCCCCGGAACCGCGTGATCGACGAACGCGAGCAGTGACCCCTCCGCCCGGTCTTGGACGGCTGCGGGCTCGAAGGGTGTCAGGTCGATGTCGAGGAGGTTGACGAACGCCCGGTTCTGCTGGTGCGAGATGTCTCCGCTGTAGAGGATGTGGTGTTCGTCGATGCCGGCAGCTATCGCGATCCGGCCCAGCGCGAACGCGCTCGCGAGACAGTCCGGATCGGGGTTGTTGTGACAGACGATGGAGAGTTTCTCGCCGTTCGCGAGCAGTTCTTCGAGCTCCTGTGCAGGAGGCATACCACACTATTGTGACGAATCTTACAAGCGTCTACTGCCTGGAACGGGCCGCGAGCGTCGGCGGTCGGGGCTCGCATCGCCCATCTGACCGAACGCGTCGCCTTCGAGGAGCCGAGGTACCGGACCGTCGGACGCTGGCGCGAGCGGTCGTGGATGGACTGTCGGCGCAGCGGTGGGCATACCGGATCGAGATGACGGGGCAGTTCTGGAGCGACTCGGATCGTTCACCACGATCCGTCACGCAGTGATGCGACTCGGCCCGGAACCCGCGGCAGTCGAAGCGGATTTCCCCCAACTCGGCGTCAATTCGACCGAGTTCGGAGAGACGTCCTTCGGCGGCGGCTGACGTCGGACGGGACGTGTGCGGGCGAAGGGACGACACGGCACACTTTGCATTCGAAAGTTCAGGACATCGATAGCCGAACCTCCGAAAGCACAACCCAACTGAACGTGGGGCCCGTACGTACGAGTAATGAGTGAGCGAACGAGCCAGATCGATATTCAGGGGATGAGTTGCGCGAACTGTTCGCAAACCATCTCCGACGCCGTCAAGTCACTCGACGGCGTCTCGGAGGCGAACGTCAACTTCGCCACCGACGAGGGATCGATCGCGTACGATCCCGAGGAGGTCTCGCTGGGCGAGATATACGACGTGATCGGAGAAGCAGGCTACTCACCAGTGACCGAGTCGGTCACGATTGGGGTCACCGACATGTCGTGTGCGAACTGCTCTGAGACGATCCAGGACGCACTCGAACGGACACCGGGCGTCGTCGACGCAGACGCCAACTTCGCGACCGACGAAGCACAGGTGACGTACAATCCGGCCGAGGCGACCCCGGGGGAGTTCTACGACGCCATCGAAGACGCAGGCTACTCGCCCGTCCGCGAGGACGCCGAGACCGACGACGGCCCGGAGGGCGATGCCCGGGAGACTGCCCGACAGGACGAGATCCGTCGGCAACTCCGGCTGACACTGTTCGGCGCCGTACTGTCGCTACCCCTCCTGGTGTTCATGGCCGCCCACCTACTGTCGCTCGGCCTCGTCGGAGACGAACTCTTCGGCATTCCGTCCGGCTGGGTCGCGTTCGCGCTGGCGACGCCCGTCCAGGTGGTGCTCGGCCGACCGTTCTACCGGAACTCCTACACGGCGCTCGTCACCAACGGCCGCGCCAACATGGACGTCCTGATCGCGCTGGGCTCGACGACCGCGTACGTCTACTCCGTGGCGGTCCTGCTGGGGTTAATCGCCGGCGGGCTCTACTTCGATACGGCAGCGTTCATCCTCGTTTTCATCACGCTCGGAAACTACCTCGAGGCCCGTTCGAAGGGTCAGGCCGGCGAGGCACTCCGGAAACTCCTCGAGATGGAGGCCGATACGGCCACCATCGTCGACGCGGATGGCAACGAGAAAGAGGTATCTCTCGACGACGTCCAGGTCGGCGACCGGATGAAGGTCCGCCCCGGCGAGCGGATCCCGACCGACGGCGTCGTCGTCGACGGCCAGTCGGCGGTCGACGAGTCGATGGTGACCGGCGAGTCCGTCCCCGTGGAGAAAGCGGCGGGCGACGAGGTGGTCGGGTCGACGATCAACGAGAACGGCGTCCTCGTCGTCGAGGCGACGAAGGTCGGGACGGACACGGCACTCCAGCAGATCGTACGGACGGTGAAAGAAGCGCAGTCCCGCCAGCCCGACATCCAGAACCTCGCGGACCGCATCTCCGCGTACTTCGTCCCCGCAGTCATCGCGAACGCCGTCCTCTGGAGCGTCGTCTGGTACCTCTTCCCTGCAACCCTCGCGGGATTCGTCGACGCGCTCCCGCTGTGGGGCCTCGTCGCCGGTGGCCCCGTCGCCGGCGGCGTCTCGGTCTTCGAGTTCGCGGTCATCGTGTTCGCCTCGTCGGTGCTGATCGCCTGTCCCTGTGCGCTGGGCTTGGCGACGCCCGCCGCGACGATGGTCGGGACGACCCTCGGTGCCCAGAACGGCGTCCTATTCAAGGGCGGTGACGTCCTCGAACGCGCCAAAGACGTCGACACCGTCGTCTTCGACAAGACGGGGACGCTGACGAAAGGCGAGATGGAACTCACCGACGTGATCGTGTTCGATGACGACGAGCCGCCGGTCGCCGACGGTGGTGGCTCCGTTACCGATGGAGGCCAGCTGACCGTCAGCGAGCGGTTCAGCGAGGAGGACGTGCTTCGGTTCGCGGCCACCGCCGAGAGCGCCAGCGAACACCCCCTCGCCCGGGCGATCGTGGAGGGGGCCGAAGCCCGCGGCATCGACGTGACCGACCCCGACGACTTCGAGAACGTTCCCGGCCAAGGCGTCAAAGCGGCCGTCGACGCCGAGTTCGGCGGAGGTCCGTCGGACTGGCCCGACGGTGGCGTCGAGATACTGGTCGGCAACCGGACCTTCCTGCGTGAGAACGGGATCGACCCCGCGCCCGCCGAGGAGACGATGGAGCGCCTCGAACGCGAGGGCAAGACCGCGATGCTGGTCGGGGTGCGCGGCGTGGAGAGCGAGCACCGCGCGGCGAGCGATGCCCAACCGGGATCGGCGGGCGAACTCGTGGGCGTGGTCGCGAACGCCGACACGGTCAAGGAGAGTGCGAAAGACGCCATCGACCAACTGCAGGAGCGCGGCGCCGACGTGATGATGATCACCGGCGACAACGAGCGCACCGCCCGCGCCGTCGCCGAACGGGTCGGGATCGCCCCCGAGAACGTCCGTGCGGGAGTGCTTCCAGAGGACAAGTCGGCCGCCGTGGAAGCCATTCAGGACGGTGGTGAGCGATCCGCGTCGGACCGGCGCCTCCACGGTGGTCGAAAGGTGATGATGGTGGGCGACGGCGTCAACGACGCCCCCGCGCTCGCGGTCGCCTACGTCGGTACGGCCATCGGGTCGGGCACGGACGTCGCCATCGAGGCCGCGGACGTCACCCTGATGCGTGACGACCCGGTGGACGTCGTGAAGGCGATCCGCATCTCGGACGCGACGCTCACGAAGATCAAGCAGAACCTCGTGTGGGCGCTCGGCTACAACACGGCGATGATCCCGCTGGCCTCGCTCGGCCTGCTCCAGCCCGTGCTCGCCGCCGGCGCGATGGCGTTCTCGTCGGTGTCGGTGCTGTCGAACAGCCTGCTGTTCCGTCGGTACACCCCCGATCACGACTACACGCTGCTCGACCGCTTCCGCTGAACGCCTCTCACTTCGACGGCATCTCCCACACGACCGACGGTGTCTCGTACATCGGGTGGTGACACAGTCCGCGTCGACGACTCCCTGGATGACGCGCTGACCAGCCGCTCTTTCGCGACGAGGCCGGCATCGACGTCGACGGATCCAGGGGACCGTCCGTGGTTGAACTCCTCTTTATCGGAATTGGAGCGATTTGTGAGGGGACCACTCTCGATACATAGACGTTTTCAGCGACACTCATCCAAACAACACTCGTCTCCGCTGGACTGATTCTGATTTTTGCGTTCTCTTATGCTCGATCCCGAACAACAGATGTATGACGGAATCACTCGCGGCGTCAAGACCTCCGTGGGGAGCGAGCGGAATCCGACTGTCCCATATCGAGAAGCACCTCGATCGGACTGAAAATCGAGACCGGTCGTCTCAGTGCATAGACAACGGAGTGTAGATGAGTCCTGCCCATCCCCCTTATGGAGACATCACGATCTCGAACCGTGCCCCGCCATCGGGCCCATCCGTCACAGACACCGTCCACCCGTGGGCCTCCACGATCCGTTTTGCGATGGTTAGTCCGAAGCCGGTGCCATCACTCATCAAAGAGTGGCCCGGTTCGAAAATCTCGTCACGCCTGTCTACGGGAATCCCTGACCCATCGTCTTCGACGTAGATGGTGTCTTCATCGACACGCCCAACACGAACGGTCACGTCCGTGCCACCGTGTTCGACAGCGTTTCGGAGCAGGTTCTCGAAGACGTGTTGTAACCGGTCGCGGTCGCCCTGGAAGGTCACTTCATCAGCTATCTCGAGGGTCGCCTCGTCCGTGTCTACCATTCCCCAACAGTTCCCGACGAGATCGATCAAACTGACCGACTCCGTTTCGTCTATCGTGTCACCCTGCCGGGCGAGCGTCAACGTGTCCATGACGATGGCCTCCATCCGGTCGAGCGCTTGTACGAGTGGACCGAGGTGTTCGCTTTCCGTTTGTTCATCGAGGATCGTTGCGCGGCCCTGTGCGACGTTGAGCGGATTGCGAACGTCGTGTGAGATGACACTTGCAAACTCGTCGAGGCGCTCGTTTTGACGACGGAGCTGTCGCGCCCGCTCAACGCGTTCGGTGACGTTTCGGGTGATTCCCACGAGACGGGATATTTCCCCGTCAGTAGTAACTGGCGCGAGGTTCGTCTGCCAGATGCGTGCTTCTTCGTCGATTTCTAGCTCCTCCTGATACGAGATCGGCTCACCAGCCTTGACACAGCGGTGATAGTTCGCTTCCAGTTCCACTCCCCGTTCCGCACCGAACACCTCGCGTGGTGTCCGTCCACGAACCTGTTCGGTGGTGATTCCAGTCTGTCGCTCGTATGCCGGACTGAGGCGGTCGAACCGGAACGTGATGTCGCCCGACGCGTCGACGTCGATGAAGAAAATCGCGTCGTCTGCATTGTTTAGAAGGGCTTTGTACTCTCTGGCGAGTTCTTGCAGTTCGTGTTCCTGTCCTTTCCGCTCGGTGATATCCCGGCTGTTGAGTAGAATGCCGTCGATGACAGGGTCGTCGAGCCGATTCCGCATTGTTGCCTCGATCCAGCACCAGGTGCCATCGGCGTGTTTGAATCGGACTTCGACGGTCCGGGATTCGTTCGGGGTTTCCACAACCGCCTCGACCGCGTCGGCGTTTCGCTCCCGGTCGTCAGGATGTACGTATTCGTATCCGGTACTCCCGACTATTTCCTCCGGATCGTAGCCGAGAACTCGGGTGACTGCGGGGCTTACGTACGTTATCGTTCCGTCTGTGTCGATGATCGTGGCGACATCGTTGGACTCTTCGACGAGCCTCCGATACCGCTCTGCCCGATTCTTTCTCCGTTTTTTCGAAGTCTCAGCGTCTTCCATTGGTGTCTCTTGGTGTGGAGGGTATAATAATGCCCAATATCAGCTATCCGGTATTCTCCACTCACGCATCAAAACTCATAGACTGCGCGGACTGTGCCCCTCGGATGATATAGATCCGACACACCGAGGATACCTCCGGCTGAGACGCCGAAATCAAACCGCGACGGCGACCCTCGAGACGGCCGGTTGCGACTGGTCATCTCGATACGTCCGATCGAATTCGACGGTTGGACGCCAATCGTTTTCCCCCACACTTCCCTCCACTGAGTCGTACCGATCGCCGGGTGCGTCACCGGCCGTGTGTACAGACAGTCACGTATGCCACTCGCTCAACTCCTCGAACAGTACGTCAGTCTCGGGATTCTCGTTCTCGCTGCAGGCCTGAGTATACTCAGTTTCCTCGCGTGGCGACGGGAACGTGATAGTCGTATGCGAACCGTCACACTCGGGTACGCGATGTTCGCCGCCTACGGGCTCATCGTGTTTCTCGAATACCCGTTGCTTCCGTATTTTCCGTACGCCACCCTCGAATTGCTCGAACACGGGAGTGCAATGCTCATCCTCGGTGGGCTCTTGACCTTCTTTATCACTTTGACGCGAGACTGAGCAATGTCGGACCCGGACCTCGAACTGGCCTCTCGACGAGAAATCTACCAGCGGATAGCCGACACGCCGGGCGTTCACTTTCGCGCGCTGCTCGACGAACTCGAGTACGCCCAAGGGACGCTCCAGTACCACCTCCGGTGGCTCGCCGACGAGGAGGTCATCGAGGTCTCGGACGACGGCAAGTACACGCGATACTATCCGGCTACCGAGTTCGACGAAGTCGATCGAGTCGTGATGAACGCATTGCGACGGGAGTACAGTCGCCGCATCCTCGCACATCTTCTTATGGACGGTCCGCTCTCGACAACCGAGCTCAGCGACCGCTTGGACAAGGCACAGTCGACAGCCTCGTGGCACCTCTCGAAACTCGCCGAGGCCGACCTCGTCACCAAGGAGCGCGACGGCCGGAGTGTCGTCTACGAGGTCAGCGACCCTGACCGGGTCAAATACCTCTACACGATTCACCAGCGCTCGTTCACTGACAAAGTCGTCGACCGTCTCTTGGGCCTCTGGGACAGCTACTAGCCCGAGGTGGCGCTCGACGGAATTCCCCGATTGCGGCCGCGTGAATCGTCCCGAAGACGAATCCGGCGTACGCGAACGAGTGGCCCCCACGGGCGCTGGAAGCGTTTTGCGTCAGTAAAGCCCAACACGCCACGACGAGCATCAGCAGTGCGCCCGCGCCGGAACCTGTCCGGTGACGACGAACCACGCGACGAGGACGCCGAGCCCGGCGTGTAGCAACGTGACGATCATCGCGAACGCGGAGGGTTCGACATGGATGCGTTGGGCGGCCTCGTGGAGCACACCGAACGCCTCCGTGTTGTAGGGGATGCCTGTGAGTACGGCCAGGTACAGCAACCGGTATGTGACGCGCGCGGCACCGCGGTCAAGGAGCCAGACGAGTTGCGACATTACGATGCTCCCGTCGTTTCGACGACATCGGGACAGCCATCCGCGT
This window encodes:
- a CDS encoding universal stress protein, translated to MAPSHVLVPLDGSPLSDEALAQALEHFDCRVTVLNVVTPIDAAMSEGGVLEPGEDRRESARDRADRVVERAKARAAEVDRTIETAVETGDPAEAILGYVAANDVDHVVMGGHGGERGDIARRLLGTVATSVVGEAPVTVTVVR
- a CDS encoding heavy metal translocating P-type ATPase translates to MSERTSQIDIQGMSCANCSQTISDAVKSLDGVSEANVNFATDEGSIAYDPEEVSLGEIYDVIGEAGYSPVTESVTIGVTDMSCANCSETIQDALERTPGVVDADANFATDEAQVTYNPAEATPGEFYDAIEDAGYSPVREDAETDDGPEGDARETARQDEIRRQLRLTLFGAVLSLPLLVFMAAHLLSLGLVGDELFGIPSGWVAFALATPVQVVLGRPFYRNSYTALVTNGRANMDVLIALGSTTAYVYSVAVLLGLIAGGLYFDTAAFILVFITLGNYLEARSKGQAGEALRKLLEMEADTATIVDADGNEKEVSLDDVQVGDRMKVRPGERIPTDGVVVDGQSAVDESMVTGESVPVEKAAGDEVVGSTINENGVLVVEATKVGTDTALQQIVRTVKEAQSRQPDIQNLADRISAYFVPAVIANAVLWSVVWYLFPATLAGFVDALPLWGLVAGGPVAGGVSVFEFAVIVFASSVLIACPCALGLATPAATMVGTTLGAQNGVLFKGGDVLERAKDVDTVVFDKTGTLTKGEMELTDVIVFDDDEPPVADGGGSVTDGGQLTVSERFSEEDVLRFAATAESASEHPLARAIVEGAEARGIDVTDPDDFENVPGQGVKAAVDAEFGGGPSDWPDGGVEILVGNRTFLRENGIDPAPAEETMERLEREGKTAMLVGVRGVESEHRAASDAQPGSAGELVGVVANADTVKESAKDAIDQLQERGADVMMITGDNERTARAVAERVGIAPENVRAGVLPEDKSAAVEAIQDGGERSASDRRLHGGRKVMMVGDGVNDAPALAVAYVGTAIGSGTDVAIEAADVTLMRDDPVDVVKAIRISDATLTKIKQNLVWALGYNTAMIPLASLGLLQPVLAAGAMAFSSVSVLSNSLLFRRYTPDHDYTLLDRFR
- a CDS encoding PAS domain S-box protein, which produces MEDAETSKKRRKNRAERYRRLVEESNDVATIIDTDGTITYVSPAVTRVLGYDPEEIVGSTGYEYVHPDDRERNADAVEAVVETPNESRTVEVRFKHADGTWCWIEATMRNRLDDPVIDGILLNSRDITERKGQEHELQELAREYKALLNNADDAIFFIDVDASGDITFRFDRLSPAYERQTGITTEQVRGRTPREVFGAERGVELEANYHRCVKAGEPISYQEELEIDEEARIWQTNLAPVTTDGEISRLVGITRNVTERVERARQLRRQNERLDEFASVISHDVRNPLNVAQGRATILDEQTESEHLGPLVQALDRMEAIVMDTLTLARQGDTIDETESVSLIDLVGNCWGMVDTDEATLEIADEVTFQGDRDRLQHVFENLLRNAVEHGGTDVTVRVGRVDEDTIYVEDDGSGIPVDRRDEIFEPGHSLMSDGTGFGLTIAKRIVEAHGWTVSVTDGPDGGARFEIVMSP
- a CDS encoding winged helix-turn-helix transcriptional regulator translates to MSDPDLELASRREIYQRIADTPGVHFRALLDELEYAQGTLQYHLRWLADEEVIEVSDDGKYTRYYPATEFDEVDRVVMNALRREYSRRILAHLLMDGPLSTTELSDRLDKAQSTASWHLSKLAEADLVTKERDGRSVVYEVSDPDRVKYLYTIHQRSFTDKVVDRLLGLWDSY